CCTCAATGAAATGTAGTCTGTACATTACTTTAAAGTCAGGCTGTTTCAAGACTTCACACACATGAAGCATCTCTTAATCTTGGATGCCTCACTCCTATCTCTGCATTTACAACAAATCTTGAAATAGCTAGATCTTCTTATGCAACTATATTTACAGAGAGGTTAATGTTCCAGGGATGAGAAAGCACAGTGGTCTGAGACAATGTTCCAAAACCATGCCTTGTGGCATTCCATACCTTCACTCCTTTAACAGGCTCTATTTTGAAATAGCTGTGCTCGATCTTTTTCTTGCAATTCTTCGTGATTGATTGACAGATAAGAAAGTTTGAACTTCTCATTTAGTTTTAAGATGTTCAACGAGCATCTCACACTTTCTGGTCTGGCTGTCCCTTAGTCACCTGTTGACAGGCAGAACCAAATGACACTCTGACACTTGTGTGCTTTTCCTTCGATACACACTACTTCAGAAACAGAAACCATAACAAGGTAGAAATGCTCAACTTATTTTCCTTTCAAAGGCTTTAATCCACTGACTTAGAAGTAAAATTACTTAAACATATTTCATTGACTGCCAGTCTGGAGGAGCCATCAAGTTCCAGGCCTGTTCAAATCCACCTGCCAGATGTAGATTTGTGTGTAGTTTCTCACATATATTAATGCTTATGAGCTACGTAATACTAGTGCGGATTGCAACACCATTTTGAAAGCACAACCTGATTTTGCTTCAGGGAGTTCAGAGGGGTGAATTAACATTATGAATGAAAGTGATTGCCTGTCCACAGGTCGTCCACTCAAATCGCTGCATGGCTACAATGAAAGGGCTACAGTATTAAAAAGTCTTCCTTCTATTAAGCATTCACTGAGTAATCAGCAACCAATTCTGAAACTAAAAAAATGCCTGAAGTTTCACTAAACATCTGGCACCTACACTGGTCCCGACATACTCAAATACaccaaaaacaaaatatattaaaaaaaagcaatgcaatattttttttaactcaccaaAGCCCTTCACATCTTTCCTTTCACAAGGATCTTTGCCCTTTCCACACTCTCTCATTTCCCCTTGGAACCATTTCCAGCTTAGGTCCAGTGCATATAGTCTTTGTTCAGTGTTCTTCACTGGTGCTCAACCTTAATCTTAAGTGTTTAGCATGTAGCATTAAACTGAAAGATTCAGagggaggtgaaggggaaacacgCTTCTTACATTGCTGCGTGCTGCTGTATTCCTGAATGCAGCACATTCAAGAGCAATGAATGAAACCTTATTTGTTCTTTGCTCCACATTGCAATGGGGTTCTATTCAAGGTGAGCTGGTAGTATTTTCCCTCTAAACTGGGAAACAGTGCCTTTGCCGTCAGCTCTGTCCCACTGACCCGGTGCATTACATTAAGGACAGCTATGCTCCTGAGTGTCTACAGACTATCCTATCCACCTATGCGGTGCTTAATTCCTATACGAAGTAGGGACTTTGATATGGGACGAGCACAGTGAAAGACACAAACAAGAATGTTCAGACCCAGTCATTATGTCCGAGTCAATGGTGAACTGCAATTCATGTTGAGTTGCTGTGGAACCTTCAGAGGCATCTCAAAAAGAACCTAGATTTGTATTCTCTGTTGAAAatccaaagttgcttctgataagTGTTTACAGGTAGCCATACCATGAGTATAGGACAAAATCTGTGAAGGATGTGAAGCATAGAAGTTAAAATTTCACATTGTTAACTATAACATAACTGGTCCATGGCTCATGTTCCAATCTACCCATGAGTTTCACAAAGGAGACCAACTCAAATAGTTAATGAATTCACTGAAGAGGAATCATCTCATCACACAAAGTCAAACATGTCTGCAAAAATGTCCCTGTAAACTGTTTAGAACTATAACACATAGATACTTCCCCACAGCTCTCTCTGGCAAATGGTGCAGACTCCCCATATCTACTCTATTTATCTTATCAAAGGGACCATTTCAGTCCGTCACAGAACATAACCCCAAAATTATATTTTTATGTCATCGTTAGAAACCCATAAAACCTAATCAATTGTTTGAATTATGAAATTACCTCTCAACTTTCCATTTAGTGGCATGCAGAAATCCAAAGCTGGGGAAAGTGCTACACCTGAAAATCCAACATGTTGATCTTCTTGGGGACAAATAGACACATTATGAGCAGCTCCAAACATGCCCTGAACCCACAGTAAAACATTTACAGATGGGTTCAAATTTAAGCCTAGGCTTTGAGCAGCCAGCACTCCATCCCGATTAGGCTCATTAGTTTCACAATGTACTCAGCACATGGGGCAGTGTTCTCAGTTGCTAGCTAGCCAATCGGGGCTTTAACACTGGAGCAAACCTGAGCTATGCATTCAGCTGAGCCAAACCGTGCCTCTTTCTGGAACAAGCCACTGCAGCTTTCAGCTTTTCTGACACATGCCAGTAAAAGGGGGTGGACAGCATTCTGTAAGGCAGGGCTCTTCAGTATGTCATGATCTGTACTGAAATGTACACCAAGACAAAAATAAAGAATTAGGATCAACATAACATCACGGCAACCTTAAAAATTACACAGTAAAATTAGTTGCAACTTATTAAATACTGGAAATATTTGTacgtaaaggtgtataaaataaacATATCCTGAACAAAAGGATGGCCACATAAGTGCTTTATATTAAGAGGAATACAGGGCAATGTGCTTTTCTACAAAACACGAAATTTCTCCCCTGAAACAGCAAAATGTATATATGCAGCTACAAATAACAGGTGAAAGCCAAATGATAGGGGTATGAACAATGGGAAGTATTTCTACACTTATGACACTTCCAATAACGTTCATGGGAAGCCTGCAACAGCACTTAGCTTTCTACTTGCCTGCTTACTTAAACAATATCAACAAGTTTGTGCTAGTCCGCAAAAATCTCTTGCATCAAGATACTCATATCTATTGCCACTGAGAAGCTCCGACATTGTGGCACACAGTCCTCAGCAGTAAAACAATGTTGGTCCGTGATCCAACTCTTGGAACGCTAGTCTAATCTCCCTTCTGTAGAACATGCAACAGCCTTCCAAAAATCAGGTGAGCCACAGGCTCTGTGCATTAAATTGCTGGCACAATAAGAGATTAACCTGGCAAAGTACAGAAGAGAATAATATTGAAGGGAAAAAGTGAAAGTTAAAACAAACCTGCGCACACCTGTCAGCTAAAGAACCTGAGTGTTAGATTATGGAGTTCTTTACTCACATTCAGGTGGTCGTAAATGAGGAAATTTGACCCAACATTTACAAATGTACAGCTATTCATGCAGCCTCAGTCTTTGGGAACAGTGAAGGAATTACCTAGCTTGCTTGCTGCTTTGGTACCAAGTGGCTGCCCTCACACTGGCAATTTCCACTCTAGTGCAGGACTCAGTAAGTGAATGGCATTGCTCCATTGCACCAGTGTCTGTACAGGCAGTGCTGCTCCACGTGACTATATAACAGTTATATATATACACTGGGGGTATAACAAACAGTTCAAACAACAAACTTTTTTGtctaataatctgccagaaattgaCAGCAATTTTTTTCTGTGATGTCATTGCTGTGATGAGCATCAAAGTGAGCAGTTATAAGCATGTGCTTGAAAGAGAGAAGTTCGCACCCCTCCCTGGAGTAATATGGAAAGAAATAGGAAGAGTTTTGAATATGCTACTGATTCTGAAGTTGAATCTTTTCTAGGATATTAATGAGGTTCTCTAGTCCAAAGATGTAGCCTCTGTCTGGCCCGTCATGCACAGTTTGGTCATCCCGGAACCCTTTGTACGTACTGTGGGCAAAGTCAATCATCCTCAAGTCAATTTTTGGCAGGTTCTCAGTGTTGCTCATGGAGGAAGATGAAGATGGCAAGGAACTGATGCTATCCTGCAGGTTGCCCTGGCTCAATGTCTCTGCAGAGTTCTGTCGCAATTCCAACTTTTTCTCCTTTCCATCGTAGATGATCAGCAAGGAGCTGGAGTAGAAGCGGTAAGAAGCCTGCTTCTCTAGAACCCCCTTGAGACTTCGAAGTTTCTGCAGTATTGCATCAAATAAGTCTTTTCGCAGATACCTGCCATTGTGCAGGAACTCATACAGAGCTTTCCCAAACCCTTCAATGGAAAGACTTCGGCCGTAGTACTTGTTCCTGCATACATAGTGCCCCGAGTCTAACTGATACACCTGGAAAAACAAATGTCACTGCTCAATTTGGCATTCAGGATGGTTAGGTTTTAGCacaaacaaaattaaataatctagattcagaatagtttattgtcatatatatctGGCAGTGCTTTTTTTTGCAGACACATTCGTGCCAGTATACATGATTGATAGACATACATGTCACGTGACCTGGAAGTGAAATAATGCTGGGCTATACCAGTGCATACCATCATAAAAAAGTACTGCATTGGGGTGTTATGAAAtctttgttcacatgaagcttagAGTAAACAGCTAATGATAgatacaacaataaacacaataaATACAAAGCAGCagaaagattgtagtgcaatctgaagtagtgcaaaatTATATTAAAGTGCGATAACCAAAATAACCAAATAGAGTTAAAGAGAATGTGGGAAGGAGGTGTGAAAAGAGGCAATTGATTTGGGAGTCTGATAGTAGTGGAGAATAATCTTTTTCTTAAGTCTGGACCACTGGGCTTTCAAGAGCCTATATCTTCTCCAGAAGGTAGGTGAGACAAAGTGGAATGGCTTGAATTCGGGACATCCGGTGGTGCTGTCatggctgcctccgccttcagtcttttttattttttgttatgttttttgggtttgttttttttttatgtgggggggggggggggggggggggaaagagggtacggtaagggggaaaccgttcctcagtcgcttcctggagagcatgcgactattattcgagtcgcgtcctcgccccccgcggcctacctactggattggcgcggcctttcctgccaggaccgaccagagctccagcagcggcgacgcagcgttggatacatcgcggagcgggcgatgcctcacctgggatcgccgtttggagctccagagtgttggggctgctgcatcgacatcgcggagccgtggttcgcggagctcccaacgcgggcggcgatgaccaacatcgcggagacctgcgaccctttgtcgggggtcgccagcatgaatctccgcccagcccggcctgtggacttcgggagccgcggactccggtgggaggtggcagatttagaggtccaggccgctgaggatgttctcccattcgtcggggttccatcattcCCGGCGAAAGAACCTGaatatcgggccacccgtagccgcgactacggggtgctcgggaggccccgaccacgggtgaacatctgggaagatcagcgaggaggccgactggactttggttccttccctcacttgCCTAAGCTCTCAAATAGCATAAGAGACTGTAAACTGTGACCAACGGGTTCATGAATATCGAGAAATATGTTGGTTCCAACAAccatcttgaacactacacaacactaacctcaactatgaattgcctttggttgcactaaggactttggggttTTGGAGCTTGAATAGGGGTTATGAATTTATTGACTTTTTTGTTTATTAAGTGTACTTTATATTTACAggccaagtaagaatgtcatttgtTCGGTTGTTGTACATATTACAATTAAATGCAAATAGCTAAATCTTTGGGCCAGCAGaacacagtgggctgaatggtcacTGAGATGGGTTACTGTGCCATGATGTGAGCCGGTTGGATTACCCGAGGATACAGGAACGACataagaggaaaacatttttatGTAGTGTTGGAATTACATGGAACAAACTGTCTTAATTGTTTGTGGATGCAGATTTAATGTTGTGTTAGAAATGGGGGTACTTCAGAGGTATTTATGCAGAATGGGAACAGAAGAGTGAAGCAGCATAGGTAACATTTTCAAACAGCTGAGATACAGCAGTCCACATGATCTCCTGTGCAATATCCATGTATGTAAATCAGAACACTGACCAGAAGGGATGATAGATACAGTGAGGCTGGATTATCAGTGAACATAAAGACAGTAAGGTGTTAGTGATTGACAGACGAAAGTTTGATATCACTTGAGGaaatgcactttttttttttagtatgttatgCCTGAATTTGTTACTGAAGTGGATGTAAACTCCAATCAGAGTGACCAAGGGTAGAAATCAGGGTGTTTGCCAAACCTCTATTTGGCCCTCTCTCTTCCTGCACCAAAGATTAGTTAAGTTTAGTgttacatgcaccgaggtacagtgaaaagcttttttgttgtgtgccatccagtctgttgaaatacacgattacaattaagctgtccactggatacaaatacaggataaagagaacacttagtgcaagataaaatccagtacagcctgattaaagatagtctgagggtctccaatgaggtcgatggtagGTGAAGACACGCTCTttagttggtgataagatggttcagttgcctgataacagctgggaagaaagctgTGAAGGTACAGATCCTTTGAATTTTTAGAAGTCATGCGGTTGTTAATGATGGCAGTCAAAACAGAGATCAACATATTACTGGATATTAGCGGCATCAAAAGAACATTGGTATATGTCAAGAAAGTAATGTTGAGATACAAGATCGGCCATGATTTGGAATGTCAAAGCTGAAATTCAAACGCGTCTTAATTTAGAACCTGCAGGTTTGACGAGTTAGCATTCAGTTAACAATCTTAAACTAcgcaaaagtaaaataaaaattgcaACAATGTGAACAACAATCTCTGCAACATTTCGTTGAATAGACCTACTTCTCCACagctcccacctccccccccccccgcccagagATGTCATGACTCCCTTAATAAATGACAAgctcttcttgtttttgacctctAGACCTTCCAGTTTTTGAACGTGCTAAATGTGCCTATTTTGTGAATAATGAAATCAGTACAAATTGTGCCAAATTTGAATGGATTTCTCTTCCCCCAAACCAAAATTAAGTTTCAGTATAGAAAATTCAGAGATTTTGGTTTCTTCCAATTACATGACAATATGGATTTGTTTGGAATACTATGGGAACTGGAAAATAACTATAATAGTTACATTTCTttgtaatatattttaaaataaaataattgtctTCTTGCTCGAGAAGACAAAGTTGAACTGAATGGCGGactatttttaatgtttaaatcgGTCACTTACCTGCATCCCACAGACACGTACACCCAGTGCTCCTGATGTGCTCAGCTCACACTTTTTTATTTGTCGTGCTGCTTTTTCCTCAGATGCATCATCTCCATGCTGCCTGGTCCCCATCTTTAGATCCAGAATACAAGGATACCCAAAGTGATGAACCACATTCTCCAGGAGGAGAAACTCTTGGAGGGAGCTCTGTCAAGGAATGTCTCTAGCAGGAACAGCAGAAATTCTGAGTACATTTCAACACAAAGGTAtacttaaaataaattatttcattcGGACCCTACTCATCAACCAAATTACAGAATCTGTAATCATTCAGAAGTTACAAATCATGGTTACTGTTGAAGTAATATCTcagaggatagatacaaaatgctggagtaacttagtgagacaggtagcatctctgaagaaaaggaatggataatgtttcgggttgagacccctcagtccgaagaagggtcacgacccaaaacattacccattccttctctccagagatgctgcctgtcacactgagttactccagcattttgtgtctatctttggtgtaaaccagtatctgcagtttcttcctacacatggtaTCTCAGAGGAACTGGAAACTATTTCCAccttagtaaaaaaaaaaaaatacacaaactcAGCTGATCTGCACGAACTGAAATGCTAACCAAGCAGGCActgaataaatatttattttgatcTATTTTCAAGAGACACTGAAAGTTCCCCAATAATAGAAAAGACAACGAAGTGAAAAATACATAAAACAAATGGGTAAGTGTAACAGATGGAGtatgatgtaggaaaaatgtatcGACTTTGTAATGAAGAACAAAAGTAAGATTGGTTGCACATAGGTGATCTGTAagcggatttttttttaaatatttcaaatttcTGGGAGAATGATTTGTGAAGTTTGTGAGAGTGAAATCCTGCAATCCATACGGCCGTAACGTGTGGTTGTTTGTACACAGAATTTACAGAGTGTTGCTGTACAAATGGATCTGGATTCTATACATTAAACAAATTACTAGGAAGCCAAATGACATGTTATTTTTTTACTGGAATGGAGACGAAATATAAAAGTAATTAAGTTTTGCTAACATACATTGATGTCACATTATTATTAATCCCAGCTTTCTGCTCTTGTTATAAATGCTAATGAACCAAGGATTAATATTTCAGTATTGACCAATATACCCCAACAGCTAAAAACAATGTATCAAATTTTCTCATTTCTTCCCCATCTCCCATTCCAGCGCCCTTATATCAGCTACAAACATACAAAGGTAATTTTTTAAATACTGCTTTGATTcacaatatttttaaataatctcTCTCTGAAAACACTTAACCACAATCCATGGTGGAAATACAGGTTTAGTGCAACTCAAAGCACACTAAATTTTCTTGATCATGCTGCATTGAAGACAAAGATTGAGACAGTTGATGGACAATGACATAGCCCTGCTTGACTGAGGCTGCATTGAGATTGGGACCATTGTGAACTTGTCGGTCCACAATGTATTTCATCCTGTAGTAGATTTGCATCAAAATACTTAACGGCCATATCAATATTGGAATTCACGTCCTTGGATCAATACAGCTCTAACTACTCACCCTGTGATAACTACTATGTTACTGTACCTTGTGGAAAGACCAGAAATATTGCAGAAGGCTGAATTTGCAAGAAAGCATGGATTTAAATGGGAGTAGCAGAGTAAAAGCCACAGAAACAAAAATAAGAGTCAATAACAGACAGATAGCTGAATACGTGACAATGAATGCGTAGTACCCAGTTGTAAGATTTTATGGCGATAATGCTCCTTTGACCAACCTTGGGACATTTTACCACTTTAAAGACACCAAGTAGCTGGTGTTGAAAATTTGTATTTGCAAGTCATTGATGACATGGAAAGCACTGTTCCCAGGCAGAGAAAACAACATTCCCAGTCATTTTGGAGAATTTTATTCATTGGACTTTCTATGCTAAGTTATTTTTTGGATATAGCTTTTGCTGGGTCAATAGTCAAGAGAGTGTtgctgtcatgtgtcccaaaacagaacaatggcaATCATGGCAGCAACAGCATAATAgggttgtaaacacagtacttaaTAGATAAAATTACTAAAAAAGTTCAGTAAATAAAACAATATagtgtaaaaacaaaacaaagtctctagtgcaacccaggcagtttgtaatttagttggagtttgttgtGTTCAACAGCCTGGTtgttgaagctgttcctgaacatggatgtTACAGCTTTCAGATGCTTATACGTTCTTTCTAAAGACAGGAATGAAATTAGATCgttgccaggatggtgtaggtctttgataatgctggctgcctttttgaggcagctcctcTTATAGATCcctgcgatggtggggaggtcagtacctatgatggaccaggcagtgttcaccactttttgtaatctcctttgtccttgggtgttcaagttgccaaacctgccgtgatgcaatcagtcaatgtgctctcaccttacacctgtagaagttcagagtatttgttgacataccgaTCTCCTCTAAAGAAGCAGAGAGGTTGATGTGCCCTCTTTAtgactgcatcactgtgctaggttcaggacagatcttcagagatatgcatgccagaGAACTTGAAGTtgctgactctctccaccacaaaCCCGTTGataaagacaggtttgtggatctttggccttcctcttctaaagtcaacaatcagttccttggctttATTGACGTTGAGAATAAGGTTGTTGCAAGTCACCGTTCAATCAGACGATTTATCTCCCTCCTATGCTCCGACTCATCattatctgtaattcgtccaacaatggtaGCATCGTCAGCAAATTTAAAGGAAGAGTTGGAACTGTGCCTGGCTGCACAATCATAGGCAGAGTGAGTTGAGATGAGGGCCGAGCACACAACCTTGAGGTGCtcatgtgctgatggttatcgaggaggatgtgttgttgccaatttgtaccAATTCTGTTCTGTGAATGAGGAACTTGAGAATCCAGTTGCAAGGGTAATGACAGAGATCCAGTTCTATCAACTTCTTAAGAGGTTTGGAAAtgatgttgaatgctgagctctaGTCTACGAACAACAATCTGACATATGTATTTTTgtagtccaagtggtccagagtggaaagCCAGGTAGATTGCATCCCCTATTGATCTATTGTGTTGGCAGGTAAATTGTAGTGGTTGCAGGTTCTTACTGAGATAGTGCCATAACAATTCCTAAGCACTTCATTACCacggacattagtgccactggtcagtcgtcattgaggcatgtcaccttagctTTTTGGTGTCGGCTGTAGGTGAGGCAGTTTGGATGGTGATCCTGAACACCCTTGAAGAATTAGGCAATCTTAAACCattagaaatgtccaacacttcagGAGTTGGCTAGTAAAGACAGAACTCCTTCTGCAAGGAATGGCAGTGCAAGTTAAAGACACTGGACTAAGAGTTGATTCTAAATAGACCTACTAAATGACCTTGCAAACAATCCAAAATTGCATCCAAACCACCATGCCCATCAAAATAAGAACAAAACCAGATAGACCTCCTATGATTGAAATTAATGCTGCCTTTGGATAGGCCAAAGTCAGTATCTAACCTTTTGACTTTGTAACGTTCTCAACATGAACATCTCGGGACTGTTATCTAAATTATTGGAAGCTGTCCCACAGACCATCAGCTTGAGATCTTTACAACCAAAGAAACAAATTCCTTCATCACAACCACTGGGGACATGCTGGCTCATTGGCAGAACATCGGGGCAACACAGACACAATAGTACAATCTACACAGGCAAGGAGTGATGGGCCTTGTAAATCATCCATAATGAGTAGACCCCATGCAATGTCATGGCATTAGGTCAAACAAAAGCAAGGAAACTCTTGATAACCTATTGCCGCAGCTGATGGGAAATCAATACTACTGCTTGTTGAATGACATCTAGACATTCAGGT
The sequence above is a segment of the Amblyraja radiata isolate CabotCenter1 chromosome 18, sAmbRad1.1.pri, whole genome shotgun sequence genome. Coding sequences within it:
- the ip6k1 gene encoding inositol hexakisphosphate kinase 1 isoform X1, whose product is MCLLDIMEVGKYSNNTVPERSKGVLLEPFIHQVGGHTSMMRYDDHTVCKPLISREQRFYESLPPEMKEFTPEYKGVVSVCFEGGRDGYINLVAYPYEESETLEQEEVQEREQPRRKHSRRSLYRSASSSEHLIQIANSDSTESPQELKSSRMELQISSDIPFQMLDSNSALISEKISFNPWSLRCHKQQLSRMRSESQDRKLYKFLLLENVVHHFGYPCILDLKMGTRQHGDDASEEKAARQIKKCELSTSGALGVRVCGMQVYQLDSGHYVCRNKYYGRSLSIEGFGKALYEFLHNGRYLRKDLFDAILQKLRSLKGVLEKQASYRFYSSSLLIIYDGKEKKLELRQNSAETLSQGNLQDSISSLPSSSSSMSNTENLPKIDLRMIDFAHSTYKGFRDDQTVHDGPDRGYIFGLENLINILEKIQLQNQ
- the ip6k1 gene encoding inositol hexakisphosphate kinase 1 isoform X2, coding for MRWPRWPRRHLVCLCPGLQAVVTESPVAPRPSKRGWGLAPCQGVVSVCFEGGRDGYINLVAYPYEESETLEQEEVQEREQPRRKHSRRSLYRSASSSEHLIQIANSDSTESPQELKSSRMELQISSDIPFQMLDSNSALISEKISFNPWSLRCHKQQLSRMRSESQDRKLYKFLLLENVVHHFGYPCILDLKMGTRQHGDDASEEKAARQIKKCELSTSGALGVRVCGMQVYQLDSGHYVCRNKYYGRSLSIEGFGKALYEFLHNGRYLRKDLFDAILQKLRSLKGVLEKQASYRFYSSSLLIIYDGKEKKLELRQNSAETLSQGNLQDSISSLPSSSSSMSNTENLPKIDLRMIDFAHSTYKGFRDDQTVHDGPDRGYIFGLENLINILEKIQLQNQ
- the ip6k1 gene encoding inositol hexakisphosphate kinase 1 isoform X3, with amino-acid sequence MELQISSDIPFQMLDSNSALISEKISFNPWSLRCHKQQLSRMRSESQDRKLYKFLLLENVVHHFGYPCILDLKMGTRQHGDDASEEKAARQIKKCELSTSGALGVRVCGMQVYQLDSGHYVCRNKYYGRSLSIEGFGKALYEFLHNGRYLRKDLFDAILQKLRSLKGVLEKQASYRFYSSSLLIIYDGKEKKLELRQNSAETLSQGNLQDSISSLPSSSSSMSNTENLPKIDLRMIDFAHSTYKGFRDDQTVHDGPDRGYIFGLENLINILEKIQLQNQ